The Pseudomonadota bacterium genome window below encodes:
- a CDS encoding biopolymer transporter ExbD, whose product MASRGPDDADDDDVGFSEINITPLTDIFLVLLIIFMVTSTVLSQSGIKVSLPKASSDTTSVQPDKGITVAVKSDGSIYLNEKKTSLETLTADIQAALPLSKDKLVVLEGDEKILLGTAVIVMDKARKAGAQRFAIATKSEK is encoded by the coding sequence ATGGCGAGCAGGGGTCCAGACGACGCGGACGACGACGATGTCGGCTTCTCCGAGATCAACATCACGCCGCTGACCGACATCTTCCTCGTGCTGCTCATCATCTTCATGGTGACGAGCACGGTGCTGAGCCAGAGCGGCATCAAGGTCAGCCTGCCCAAGGCGTCGAGCGACACGACGTCCGTGCAGCCCGACAAGGGGATCACCGTCGCCGTCAAGTCGGACGGCAGCATCTACCTGAACGAGAAGAAGACCTCCCTCGAGACGTTGACCGCGGACATCCAGGCCGCCCTGCCCCTCTCGAAGGACAAGCTCGTCGTGCTCGAGGGCGACGAGAAGATCCTCCTCGGCACGGCCGTGATCGTGATGGACAAGGCGCGCAAGGCGGGCGCGCAGCGCTTCGCCATCGCCACGAAGAGCGAGAAGTAG